In one window of Deltaproteobacteria bacterium DNA:
- a CDS encoding ABC transporter permease subunit produces the protein MLATLEKNEVRFPFPPTERHLMGLDDSGRDVLARILYGLRTSLTFALILVAAGLGLGTLAGAVQGYFGGAFDIVGQRFTEIWSALPFLYIMIFLGSVFGQSFLLLIFCYGIFNWIGISYYMRAEFLRLRRTSFVEAARVMGLSPFRIIFRHILPNALTPLVTFFPFSLVGAVGALAALDYLGFGLPPPTPSWGELLSQAQSYRWAWWLILYPTAALFLVMLLGVFVGEGVRSAFDPRSDRLGG, from the coding sequence ATGCTTGCCACCCTGGAAAAGAACGAGGTGCGCTTTCCCTTTCCGCCCACGGAGAGGCACCTGATGGGCCTGGACGATTCGGGCCGGGACGTTTTGGCCCGCATACTCTACGGGCTTCGCACCTCGCTTACCTTCGCCCTCATCCTGGTTGCGGCGGGCCTGGGCCTTGGGACCCTGGCCGGGGCGGTCCAGGGCTATTTCGGGGGCGCTTTTGACATCGTGGGGCAGCGGTTCACGGAAATCTGGTCGGCTCTTCCGTTTCTCTACATCATGATTTTTCTGGGAAGCGTCTTCGGCCAGTCCTTCCTGCTTCTCATTTTCTGTTACGGCATCTTCAACTGGATAGGCATTTCCTATTACATGAGGGCGGAATTCCTGCGCCTGCGCCGCACTTCCTTCGTAGAGGCCGCCAGGGTCATGGGGCTGTCGCCCTTTCGGATCATCTTCCGGCACATCCTCCCCAACGCCTTAACGCCCCTGGTCACCTTCTTCCCCTTCAGCCTGGTGGGTGCCGTGGGGGCGCTGGCGGCCCTGGACTACCTGGGCTTCGGGCTTCCGCCGCCCACTCCCAGCTGGGGCGAGCTTCTGAGCCAGGCACAGAGTTACCGCTGGGCCTGGTGGCTCATACTTTACCCCACGGCGGCACTTTTCCTGGTGATGCTCCTTGGGGTTTTTGTCGGCGAGGGAGTGCGTAGCGCCTTTGACCCCCGCAGCGACCGCCTGGGGGGCTGA
- the asnB gene encoding asparagine synthase (glutamine-hydrolyzing) — protein sequence MCGIIGEIRRKGRVDAERLGRLRDILAHRGPDGAGLWVSPDGSAALGHRRLALVDLSDSGRQPMGNETGNLWLTFNGEIYNHKQLRAELTARGHRFSSTTDSEVLLHGFEEWGRAVLDRVKGMFAFAIYDNDSGALFLARDRFGIKPLYYHAGRDFFIFASELKAIKAHPEIPQELDYSSVCDFFTYRYVPSPKSILKAVKKLAPAHCLTLSRDFSVNGGRYYELKSGRLSPPEKEAVERVDSLLADSVKYHVDADVKVGSFLSGGYDSSALLLYQKRAGYEPVAFALGFEGWEKSEHFAARMVAKHLDASLETKMIGPESLSLLSTLAEVYDEPLADISTVPTYEISRVASQRVKAVVSGEGADEIFGGYGWHRSVHDDWQGLGRLKRAALSQGPLGRGWFVSRYAKAMAMGRYDEKSLKSLIHPDLKKFVPADSDWFYRQNLPTGKGAVRSFQLADIRCFMGELVLTKIDRASMAHSLEVRVPFLDHELVEYALSLDESLAYRPESPKFLLRENIKDALPRAIMNRKKQGFVGPDSYYADISFYREGLSEALSVRDGIIRQQAVDDLLFQGDHWRLWKALVFENWYRRWRGNDG from the coding sequence ATGTGCGGCATAATCGGGGAAATTCGCAGGAAGGGCAGGGTGGACGCCGAACGGCTTGGGCGGCTTCGGGACATCCTCGCCCACCGGGGGCCGGACGGCGCGGGCCTTTGGGTTTCCCCGGACGGAAGCGCCGCCCTGGGCCACCGGAGGCTCGCCCTGGTGGACCTCTCCGATTCTGGCCGCCAGCCCATGGGAAACGAAACCGGGAACCTTTGGCTCACCTTCAACGGCGAGATTTACAATCACAAGCAATTGAGAGCGGAGCTTACGGCGCGGGGCCACCGGTTTTCATCCACCACCGATTCCGAGGTGCTGCTCCACGGGTTCGAGGAATGGGGCAGGGCGGTCCTGGATCGCGTAAAGGGCATGTTCGCCTTCGCCATTTACGATAACGATTCGGGCGCGCTCTTTCTGGCCCGGGACCGCTTCGGCATAAAGCCCCTCTACTACCACGCGGGGCGGGACTTTTTCATCTTCGCGTCCGAATTGAAGGCCATAAAAGCCCACCCGGAGATCCCGCAGGAACTGGATTATTCATCGGTCTGCGATTTTTTCACCTATCGCTACGTGCCAAGTCCCAAGAGCATTTTAAAGGCCGTGAAAAAACTTGCGCCCGCCCACTGTCTTACCCTTTCGCGGGATTTTTCGGTGAACGGGGGCCGGTATTACGAACTGAAATCAGGCCGCCTTTCGCCCCCGGAAAAAGAGGCCGTGGAGCGGGTCGATTCCCTTCTGGCCGATTCGGTGAAATACCACGTTGACGCGGACGTCAAAGTGGGCTCGTTTTTGTCCGGCGGCTACGATTCAAGCGCCCTTTTGCTTTACCAGAAGCGCGCGGGATATGAGCCCGTAGCCTTTGCCCTGGGGTTCGAGGGCTGGGAGAAGAGCGAGCATTTCGCGGCCCGGATGGTTGCCAAGCATCTGGACGCAAGCCTTGAAACGAAGATGATCGGCCCGGAAAGCCTCTCGCTTCTATCCACCCTTGCGGAGGTCTACGACGAGCCTTTGGCCGACATCTCGACGGTTCCCACCTACGAGATAAGCCGGGTCGCGTCGCAACGGGTGAAGGCCGTTGTTTCGGGCGAGGGCGCGGATGAGATTTTCGGCGGCTACGGTTGGCACAGGAGCGTGCATGACGACTGGCAGGGCCTTGGAAGGCTGAAACGGGCGGCCCTTAGCCAAGGCCCGCTTGGCCGGGGTTGGTTCGTCTCGCGCTACGCCAAGGCCATGGCCATGGGGCGCTATGACGAAAAATCACTAAAGAGCCTCATTCATCCCGATCTCAAAAAATTCGTCCCGGCGGATTCCGACTGGTTCTACCGCCAGAATCTGCCCACGGGAAAAGGGGCGGTGCGCTCCTTCCAGCTTGCCGACATAAGGTGCTTCATGGGCGAGCTGGTATTAACCAAGATCGACCGGGCCAGCATGGCCCATAGCCTGGAAGTCAGGGTCCCCTTCCTGGATCACGAGCTTGTGGAATACGCGCTGTCGCTGGACGAATCCCTTGCGTACAGGCCGGAAAGCCCCAAGTTCCTCTTGCGGGAAAACATAAAAGACGCCCTTCCCAGGGCCATAATGAACCGCAAAAAGCAGGGCTTCGTGGGGCCGGACTCCTACTACGCGGATATTTCCTTCTACCGCGAGGGCCTGAGCGAGGCTCTGTCGGTTCGGGACGGAATAATCAGGCAGCAGGCCGTGGACGACCTTTTGTTTCAGGGTGACCACTGGCGGCTGTGGAAGGCGCTGGTCTTCGAGAACTGGTACAGGCGCTGGAGAGGCAATGATGGTTGA
- the pyrB gene encoding aspartate carbamoyltransferase yields MTTPYDFDHLTTLPIKEKCAELSKNGKAFHVLFAEQFDRDTLELLCSVATKLRKIAKNREGMDFLRSLLSHKSAMMYFTQPSTRTFLSFIRACQYLGMDYAEVRDPRISSAYKGESDIDGVRTFSNYFDIIIMRHPGAGFAERTAYTMNSTKMAIPVISAGAGPDEHPTQALLDAYTLKRSFENRKNGLAGLHIAFMGDVARGRTVRSLAKLLTLYPDVRMTFVAPGELRIKKDLAEWLDRKGVNYTETDDVRQVIKDIDAMYVTRVQDEYDEGKSSLEIDYTPFHMTMELLELMKPESVIMHPLPRRAELDPAIDSDPRARYWDQERNGMWIRAALVAYVFSVESRILDYYGRHYTY; encoded by the coding sequence ATGACAACGCCTTACGACTTCGACCATCTCACCACCCTGCCCATAAAGGAGAAATGCGCCGAGCTTTCCAAGAACGGCAAGGCCTTCCACGTGCTTTTCGCCGAGCAGTTCGACCGGGACACCCTGGAGCTTCTGTGCTCGGTGGCCACCAAGCTAAGGAAGATCGCCAAGAACAGGGAAGGCATGGACTTTCTGCGAAGCCTTCTTTCCCACAAGTCCGCCATGATGTACTTCACCCAGCCGTCCACCCGAACCTTTCTTTCCTTTATAAGGGCCTGCCAGTACCTTGGCATGGACTACGCCGAAGTGCGCGACCCCCGCATATCCTCGGCCTACAAGGGCGAAAGCGACATAGACGGCGTGAGGACCTTTTCCAACTACTTCGACATAATCATAATGCGCCACCCCGGCGCAGGTTTCGCCGAACGAACCGCCTACACCATGAACTCCACCAAGATGGCCATTCCGGTGATCTCGGCGGGGGCTGGCCCGGACGAACACCCCACCCAGGCCCTTCTGGACGCCTACACCTTAAAGCGCAGCTTCGAGAACCGCAAGAACGGCCTGGCCGGGCTCCACATAGCCTTCATGGGCGACGTGGCCCGTGGCCGCACGGTGCGCAGCCTGGCGAAGCTCCTCACCCTTTACCCGGACGTGCGCATGACCTTCGTGGCACCCGGCGAGCTTCGCATCAAAAAGGACCTTGCCGAGTGGCTGGACCGCAAGGGCGTCAACTACACCGAGACCGACGACGTGAGGCAGGTGATAAAAGACATTGACGCCATGTACGTCACCCGCGTCCAGGACGAGTACGACGAGGGTAAAAGCTCGCTGGAGATCGACTACACCCCCTTTCACATGACCATGGAGCTTCTGGAGCTCATGAAGCCCGAATCCGTCATAATGCATCCGCTTCCAAGAAGGGCGGAGCTGGACCCTGCCATAGACTCCGACCCCCGCGCAAGGTACTGGGACCAGGAGCGCAACGGCATGTGGATAAGGGCGGCGCTGGTGGCCTACGTGTTCAGCGTTGAAAGCCGGATTCTGGACTATTACGGAAGGCACTACACCTATTGA
- a CDS encoding phosphoglycerate dehydrogenase, producing the protein MKVLVSDKLEEVGVKILAAAPGVTVDVKTGLTPEQLKEIIGQYDGLVIRSATKVTAEIIEAAKNLKVVGRAGIGLDNVDIPAATKRGVIVMNTPGGNVVTTAEHAISMMLSLTRNIPRGTATMKAGLWEKKSLNGREIFNKVLGVIGYGNIGKIVADRAKGLRMQVIVYDPFFPADLISKAGFEPVSLDELYSRADYITVHVPKLKDTLNLLNADAFAKMKKGVMVINCARGGIVNEADLFEAMKSGKVAGAALDVFEKEPTPADNPLLAMDNFICTPHLGASTFEAQTNVAVAVAEQIAAYLTCGTVINAVNTPSVSGDLLVQLGPLLKLGDAMGSLQAQLSEGPITDVSLEFAGDFAGLNLAPISTAVLKGLLTPVLKDDVNFVNAGIMAKERGITVSESTLPEAQDFIQLVTLKVTGGGKTHVVAGTIFGKAEPRIVAIDTFRMEMAPTGHILLIQNEDKPGAIGSIGATLGAEGLNIEKMQVGQDKGGARNFIMLATSTAISDGIVAKLRALPLVKSVQPVEL; encoded by the coding sequence ATGAAGGTACTGGTAAGCGACAAACTGGAAGAAGTGGGAGTTAAAATTCTCGCCGCAGCCCCTGGGGTTACGGTTGACGTAAAGACGGGGCTTACTCCCGAGCAGTTGAAGGAAATAATCGGCCAGTACGACGGCCTGGTCATAAGAAGCGCCACCAAGGTCACCGCCGAGATCATCGAGGCTGCCAAAAACCTCAAGGTCGTGGGCAGGGCAGGAATCGGCCTGGATAACGTGGACATCCCGGCGGCCACCAAGCGCGGCGTCATCGTCATGAACACCCCCGGCGGAAACGTGGTGACCACCGCCGAGCACGCCATCTCCATGATGCTTTCCCTCACCCGCAACATCCCGCGCGGAACCGCCACCATGAAGGCCGGACTTTGGGAGAAGAAGTCCCTGAACGGACGGGAAATCTTCAACAAGGTGCTGGGCGTCATCGGCTACGGCAACATCGGAAAAATCGTGGCGGACCGGGCCAAGGGCCTTAGGATGCAGGTCATTGTCTACGACCCCTTCTTCCCGGCGGATCTCATTTCCAAGGCCGGTTTCGAGCCGGTGAGCCTGGACGAGCTTTACTCCCGCGCCGACTACATCACGGTCCACGTCCCGAAGTTGAAGGACACCTTAAACCTTCTCAACGCCGACGCTTTCGCCAAGATGAAAAAGGGCGTTATGGTCATCAACTGTGCTCGCGGTGGAATAGTGAACGAGGCCGACCTTTTCGAGGCCATGAAAAGCGGCAAGGTGGCAGGGGCCGCCCTGGACGTTTTCGAGAAGGAGCCGACGCCCGCCGACAACCCGCTCCTGGCCATGGACAACTTCATCTGCACCCCGCACCTGGGAGCCTCCACCTTCGAGGCCCAGACCAACGTGGCTGTGGCGGTTGCCGAGCAGATCGCGGCCTACCTCACCTGCGGCACCGTCATCAACGCAGTGAATACACCCTCGGTTTCCGGCGACCTTCTTGTCCAGCTCGGCCCCCTCCTGAAGCTGGGCGACGCCATGGGCTCACTCCAGGCCCAGCTGTCCGAAGGCCCCATAACCGACGTGTCGCTTGAATTTGCGGGCGACTTCGCGGGACTCAATCTGGCCCCCATCAGCACAGCGGTCTTAAAGGGCCTGCTAACCCCGGTCCTCAAGGACGACGTCAACTTCGTGAACGCCGGGATCATGGCCAAGGAGCGGGGAATCACGGTTTCCGAAAGCACCCTGCCCGAAGCCCAGGACTTCATCCAGCTTGTGACCTTGAAGGTCACAGGCGGCGGCAAGACCCACGTGGTGGCCGGAACCATCTTCGGCAAGGCCGAGCCCAGGATCGTGGCCATCGACACCTTCCGCATGGAAATGGCCCCCACCGGGCACATCCTCCTGATCCAGAACGAGGACAAGCCGGGCGCAATCGGTTCCATAGGCGCGACCCTGGGAGCCGAGGGCCTCAACATAGAAAAGATGCAGGTTGGCCAGGACAAGGGCGGAGCCCGCAATTTCATCATGCTGGCCACCAGCACCGCCATTTCGGACGGAATCGTGGCCAAGCTCCGCGCGTTGCCCTTGGTTAAATCAGTGCAGCCCGTTGAACTGTGA
- a CDS encoding DUF1844 domain-containing protein, translated as MPMPPVDFATFVLSISSHIPVYLGEMADPYTGQTGTDLPLAQHLIDTLAMLQEKTRGNLDRTEENLLNGLLYDFRVRYVKAVQ; from the coding sequence ATGCCCATGCCTCCCGTGGATTTCGCAACCTTCGTGCTGTCCATTTCCTCCCACATTCCCGTTTACCTTGGGGAAATGGCAGACCCCTACACCGGCCAGACCGGAACGGACCTGCCCCTGGCCCAGCACCTCATAGACACCCTGGCCATGCTCCAGGAAAAAACCAGGGGCAACCTGGACAGGACCGAGGAAAACCTTCTGAACGGCCTGCTCTACGATTTTCGCGTCCGCTATGTGAAAGCTGTTCAGTAG
- a CDS encoding DegQ family serine endoprotease has protein sequence MKVFQRRFPVFCLLALALAFAAGAVTAGAVTPGPVSTGMVAAGVPDLPSFSGLAESAGKSVVNISIEKTESVGGFLGPFGGGDEFQDFFGRFFGDSIPREYKRQGLGTGFVIDKDGHIVTNSHVVEKADLITVRTSDGKKYEAKVIGRDSKTDIALIKIEGASDLPVLPLGDSDALKVGEWVVAIGNPFGLDHTVTAGIVSAKGRAIGAGPYDDFIQTDASINPGNSGGPLLDLDGRAVGINTAMVAHGQGIGFAIPINLVKRIVADLKKSGEVTRGWLGIAVQELSEDVAAYYGVPEKKGILVGSVVEGDPAHKAGLVAGDVITAYNNKPLAEPRDLSRLVAETPVGQKATLSVWRNGRLEKIQVEVARMEEDEAKTAEKPGPRSESKVGLDESMGWSLSDITPQVAKRYELTETSGVVVMAVRRGGRAEKAGLKPGDIIKEINRVPVKDAASARKAASGVKKGETLSLLVNRDGALDVIKVPTE, from the coding sequence ATGAAAGTTTTTCAAAGGCGTTTTCCGGTGTTTTGCCTACTGGCCCTCGCTCTTGCCTTTGCCGCAGGCGCTGTCACCGCAGGCGCGGTCACTCCGGGCCCGGTTTCAACTGGCATGGTTGCCGCAGGGGTTCCCGACCTGCCGTCATTCAGCGGCCTGGCCGAAAGCGCCGGGAAATCCGTGGTGAACATTTCCATAGAAAAAACCGAGTCCGTGGGCGGCTTTTTGGGCCCTTTCGGCGGCGGGGACGAGTTCCAGGATTTTTTCGGACGGTTTTTCGGGGATTCCATACCCAGGGAATACAAGCGGCAGGGCTTGGGAACGGGCTTTGTGATCGACAAAGACGGCCACATCGTAACCAACAGCCACGTGGTTGAAAAGGCCGACCTCATCACCGTGCGCACCAGCGACGGCAAAAAGTACGAGGCCAAGGTCATCGGCAGGGACTCCAAGACCGACATCGCCCTCATAAAAATCGAAGGCGCAAGCGACCTTCCGGTGCTTCCCCTGGGAGACTCCGACGCCCTTAAAGTCGGCGAGTGGGTGGTGGCCATTGGAAACCCATTCGGCCTTGACCACACCGTGACGGCGGGCATAGTCTCAGCCAAGGGCAGGGCCATAGGGGCCGGGCCTTACGACGATTTCATCCAGACAGACGCCTCCATCAACCCCGGAAATTCCGGCGGCCCTCTTCTGGACCTTGACGGACGGGCCGTGGGCATCAACACCGCAATGGTGGCCCATGGGCAGGGGATAGGCTTCGCCATTCCCATAAACCTTGTGAAGCGCATAGTGGCTGACCTCAAGAAAAGCGGCGAAGTGACGCGGGGATGGCTGGGAATCGCGGTCCAGGAACTTTCCGAAGACGTTGCCGCCTACTACGGCGTGCCTGAAAAAAAGGGCATCCTTGTGGGCTCGGTTGTTGAAGGCGACCCGGCCCATAAGGCGGGCCTCGTTGCGGGCGACGTCATCACCGCCTACAACAATAAGCCCCTTGCCGAGCCCCGCGACCTTTCGCGCCTTGTGGCGGAAACCCCCGTGGGCCAGAAGGCCACCCTTTCCGTGTGGCGCAACGGACGCCTTGAGAAAATCCAGGTGGAAGTGGCCAGGATGGAGGAGGATGAGGCCAAGACTGCGGAAAAGCCCGGCCCCAGGTCCGAATCCAAGGTGGGGTTGGACGAAAGCATGGGCTGGAGCCTCTCGGACATCACGCCCCAAGTGGCCAAGCGCTACGAGCTTACCGAAACCTCCGGGGTGGTGGTAATGGCCGTCAGGCGCGGCGGCAGGGCGGAGAAGGCGGGCCTTAAACCCGGCGACATCATAAAGGAGATCAACCGCGTTCCGGTGAAGGACGCTGCTTCAGCAAGAAAGGCGGCGTCGGGCGTGAAAAAGGGCGAAACCCTGTCCCTTCTTGTAAACCGGGACGGAGCCCTGGACGTGATAAAGGTTCCCACAGAATAG
- the ispE gene encoding 4-(cytidine 5'-diphospho)-2-C-methyl-D-erythritol kinase codes for MTDESRLLARASAPAKLNLSLTITGKRPNGYHEIESLMVPIELADTISLYRADPGNGISVECAWPGVPQDDSNLVVKAARLFFEKAGGGMDLLIGIEKSIPPGAGLGGGSSNAATVLVLLNSLSGAPFDEAALCGMAARLGSDVPFFISKRPSVATGLGEILAPVQEIFPYYVVLAYPGFGLATKEVYGRFNFTLTRPVKIHRLRILKDGAKGALCVETGPEHLKGLLYNDLEAPALAIRPEISAVKRAVMDAGAAGSLMTGSGSAVFGLFTDPEKARAARDFIGSNHEKWMVFLTRITGG; via the coding sequence ATGACCGATGAATCCCGCCTTCTTGCCCGCGCGTCAGCCCCGGCCAAGCTGAATCTTTCCCTTACAATAACCGGGAAAAGGCCCAACGGCTATCACGAGATCGAAAGCCTCATGGTCCCTATTGAGCTGGCCGACACAATCAGCCTTTACCGGGCCGACCCCGGAAACGGAATTTCCGTGGAATGCGCCTGGCCGGGCGTTCCACAGGATGATTCCAACCTTGTGGTAAAGGCCGCCCGGCTTTTTTTCGAAAAGGCCGGGGGCGGCATGGATTTATTGATCGGGATCGAAAAAAGCATCCCTCCCGGCGCGGGCCTGGGTGGGGGAAGTTCCAACGCGGCCACGGTTCTCGTTCTTCTCAATAGCCTTTCGGGGGCTCCCTTCGATGAAGCGGCCCTTTGCGGCATGGCTGCCCGGCTCGGATCCGACGTGCCCTTTTTCATATCCAAAAGGCCCTCCGTGGCCACGGGCCTTGGCGAAATACTTGCGCCCGTGCAGGAAATTTTCCCGTATTACGTGGTCCTGGCGTATCCGGGTTTCGGGCTTGCCACGAAAGAGGTATATGGACGATTCAATTTCACGTTGACAAGACCTGTAAAAATTCATAGGTTGCGGATTTTGAAGGATGGGGCAAAAGGCGCATTATGCGTGGAGACAGGCCCCGAACATCTGAAAGGGCTTCTGTACAACGATCTTGAAGCCCCGGCCCTGGCCATCCGACCGGAAATTTCGGCGGTGAAAAGGGCGGTAATGGATGCGGGCGCGGCAGGCTCGCTTATGACCGGTTCGGGCAGCGCGGTGTTCGGGCTTTTCACCGACCCTGAAAAAGCCCGTGCGGCCCGTGATTTTATCGGCAGCAACCACGAAAAGTGGATGGTTTTTCTTACGCGCATAACGGGCGGCTGA
- a CDS encoding ribose-phosphate pyrophosphokinase: MNQPALVNDLMIFAGNATSRLADDISTYLKRPLGAAMIKTFSDGETRVEIGENVRGQDVFVVQSTCPPVNDSLMELLLMLDALKRASAKRITAVIPYYGYSRQDRKVKPRVPISGKLVADLLTVAGAQRIITTDLHSGQIQGFFNIPVDNLFAAPVFVQDIRDRFVGKDLVIVSPDAGGVERARAYAKRLMSDLAIIYKRRTDANKAELINVIGDVKDKVAIILDDMADTAGTLKLAANALKSRGALEVHGYVTHPVLSGPAINNIMDSPISSFVVTDTIPLSQPARDCGKIRAITIAPLVGEAIIRSHNGLSVSGLFD; the protein is encoded by the coding sequence ATGAATCAACCGGCTTTGGTAAACGATCTCATGATTTTTGCGGGCAACGCGACCAGCAGGCTCGCCGACGATATCTCCACCTACCTGAAGCGCCCCCTGGGGGCGGCCATGATCAAGACCTTCTCCGACGGCGAAACCCGCGTGGAGATAGGCGAAAACGTGCGCGGCCAGGACGTGTTCGTGGTGCAGAGCACCTGCCCGCCGGTCAACGACAGCTTAATGGAGCTTCTCCTCATGCTGGACGCCCTGAAAAGGGCCTCGGCCAAGAGGATCACAGCCGTCATCCCGTACTACGGCTACTCCAGGCAGGACCGCAAGGTGAAGCCCAGGGTTCCCATTTCGGGAAAACTGGTGGCCGACCTTCTCACCGTGGCCGGGGCCCAGAGGATCATCACCACCGACCTTCATTCGGGCCAGATTCAGGGCTTTTTCAACATTCCGGTGGACAACCTCTTCGCGGCCCCGGTCTTTGTTCAGGACATTAGGGACCGCTTCGTGGGCAAGGACCTCGTCATAGTCTCCCCGGACGCAGGCGGAGTGGAGCGCGCCAGGGCCTACGCCAAGCGCCTGATGAGCGATCTGGCCATCATCTACAAGCGCCGCACGGACGCCAACAAGGCCGAGCTCATCAACGTCATAGGCGACGTTAAGGACAAGGTGGCCATTATCCTGGACGACATGGCCGACACCGCCGGAACCCTGAAGCTCGCCGCCAACGCATTAAAAAGCCGGGGGGCCCTGGAGGTCCACGGCTACGTGACGCACCCGGTGCTGTCTGGCCCGGCAATAAACAATATAATGGATTCGCCCATTTCCTCCTTCGTGGTCACGGACACCATTCCGCTTTCACAGCCCGCGAGGGACTGCGGAAAGATCAGGGCGATCACCATCGCCCCCCTGGTGGGGGAGGCCATAATAAGGAGCCACAACGGATTGTCCGTGAGCGGGCTGTTCGATTGA
- a CDS encoding 50S ribosomal protein L25, producing MKTMNLNANLRGERGNSPCRALRRAGLVPAVLYGNGKTPLALSFGRKEFEDLLKESEGDQFIVNLNIADGASTQRPAIVKELQKHPLSRAFLHVDFYEIDLAKKIEIKVPVTVYGKCKGVELGGMMNITRRELLVSCLPADVPAAIEIDVTNLGLGEGIRLLEVVLPKGVEFVDTSRNFTVVTVAHTEASGAKTEAAEAAVAAAPAKAAAPAKGKEKGGK from the coding sequence TTGAAAACCATGAACCTCAATGCAAACCTGCGCGGCGAGAGGGGAAACAGCCCCTGCCGCGCCCTTCGGAGGGCCGGGCTCGTACCCGCCGTGCTCTATGGAAACGGCAAGACCCCCCTTGCTCTTTCTTTCGGACGCAAGGAATTCGAGGACCTCCTGAAGGAGTCCGAAGGCGATCAGTTCATCGTGAACTTGAACATCGCCGACGGCGCCTCCACCCAGCGTCCGGCCATCGTGAAGGAGCTCCAGAAGCACCCGCTTTCCAGGGCCTTCCTGCACGTGGATTTCTACGAGATCGACCTTGCAAAAAAGATCGAGATCAAGGTCCCGGTTACGGTCTACGGCAAGTGCAAGGGCGTGGAACTGGGCGGAATGATGAACATAACCCGCCGGGAGCTTTTGGTGAGCTGCCTTCCCGCAGATGTGCCGGCAGCCATCGAGATCGACGTCACGAACTTGGGCCTTGGCGAAGGCATCCGCCTTCTTGAAGTCGTTCTGCCCAAGGGCGTTGAATTCGTCGATACGAGCCGCAACTTCACGGTGGTGACCGTGGCGCATACCGAAGCCTCAGGCGCCAAGACCGAAGCGGCTGAAGCTGCGGTGGCGGCGGCTCCTGCCAAGGCGGCGGCTCCCGCCAAGGGCAAGGAAAAAGGCGGTAAGTAA
- a CDS encoding aminoacyl-tRNA hydrolase, with protein MVTRRRKLLVGLGNPGSEYRNTRHNVGFMVADAFAGKHGISLSGRKFDALWGKGMVDGTEVLISMPQTYMNLSGASVSRMADFYQITREDILVVHDDMDLPFGRIRVKEKGGHAGHNGLRSIISCLGGSDFTRLRVGIGRPSHSATDHVLGGFNPDERVLIADIVRLAVEAAEAVVLAGPILAMNRFNNSDVSGKALE; from the coding sequence ATGGTCACTCGCCGCCGAAAACTGTTGGTGGGCCTGGGAAATCCCGGTTCCGAGTACCGGAACACCCGGCACAACGTGGGTTTCATGGTGGCGGATGCCTTTGCCGGAAAACACGGCATATCGCTTTCCGGTCGCAAGTTCGACGCCCTCTGGGGCAAGGGGATGGTGGATGGAACCGAGGTTCTGATCTCCATGCCCCAGACCTATATGAACTTGAGCGGCGCAAGCGTTTCGCGCATGGCCGATTTTTATCAAATAACGAGGGAAGACATCCTTGTGGTCCACGATGACATGGACCTTCCCTTTGGACGGATCCGAGTCAAGGAGAAAGGAGGGCATGCCGGACACAACGGACTGCGATCCATCATCTCGTGTCTTGGTGGAAGTGATTTCACGCGCCTCAGGGTGGGTATCGGAAGGCCGTCTCATTCAGCCACGGATCACGTTCTGGGGGGATTCAACCCGGATGAACGGGTCCTGATTGCCGATATTGTCCGGTTGGCAGTGGAAGCCGCCGAAGCCGTGGTTCTCGCGGGCCCGATTTTGGCCATGAACCGTTTCAACAACAGTGATGTTTCTGGAAAAGCCTTGGAATAG